aaagaccaaaaaaaaacaaccaaaaaccaaGAAATGTAGCAGAATTAAGAGATATAAACTCAGAACTCCCAGTCAGGGCTCTTCCAAGGAATCTCCAGGAACTCCTTagtcctcacagacacagaaaataccTCTGGAGGACCTTGACCCTTTCCCTCTGCACCAGTCAACCGTCCAGTGGTGGGGTCTGACAGCCCAACCTGTGTTGATCTTTTAGCGCTCCCTAAATCCTCTCAAGTTTGAGCATGGTAAGCTGCAAAGTATAGGAAATGAATTCCCCCAAGAATATAACCAAGAAGCTTTGCAATCACAAAACATGGGCTTTATATTACCCACCTGTCCAACGACACCATTGACAGAAAAGATTTGCTTTTTAGaagcactgactttttttttttttttttttttgcggtacgcgggcctctcactgttgcggtctctcccgctgcggagcacaggctccggacgcgcaggctcagtggccatggctcacgggcccagctgctccacggcatgtgggatcctcccggaccggggcacgaacccatgtcccctgtaccggcaggcggactctcaaccactgcgccaccagggaagccctaacgcaatattttttaaagtaaaaatgcaaTGAAATGGAATTTCAGGTGGTGATGACTTGGGTTTCTTCGCTTATTCACCCTTTATAAATACACACAGACCCTGTCAACACCACTccttttctttggggaaaaaactgtCACAGTGGAAATGAAAGGATTTTTCAATGTGGGGAATTATAGCAAATGCCGACCTTGGGAGTTGAAAATTCtaccttctcatttctttttcagaaaatcaaTACACAGGCATTGTTCCATTCCCCTCTGGGTCTCTGTGGCTCACACATCTCTCTCATCCCAAGGATGTTCTAAGTGTTCTTGATATTGCCTTGGGAGCAAATCGACCTGCACGAAAGCAATGGGAAACTCAATGTCTGCGGGTTAGTTTCTCGAGAGACGCAATTACTAGAAACTTAAGGAAATGTCAAATATGAATAGCTGGAAATTTAATTTGGAGTTGATGACTTGCCTGACTTAAAGCATTAATTAGATGGAGATggaatatttttgaagagtttggatATGGAACATTTTTAGCACCACATTACAAACAGGGTTCGATGAGGAAGTAAGAGATGGTGTTGGAAAGTGACTCTCCGCAGAAtatatacagtcagccctctgtatccgtgGATGCGGAACCCACGGAGACAGAGAGCCATCTGTACTCTACAATTTTATTTAAGGGACTTgggcatctgcagattttggtatcacaGGAGGGTCTTGGAACCAATACCCTGCAGATACTAAAGGATGACtgtataacatttttttctggggACGCCCCAGCATTTATTCATCCCTACCCCCCTTATAAGCTGGGGAGCAGAGCAGGGACGTGAGAGAGTGTGTGGACATTGTTTAATGAATGGAAAAAAGAGGTTCTGAGAAATGACGGCACTTTTCTAAGTCCGGGGCAACTGAGAGAACAGGAATCACTTTCCTCCGGCTGGAAACGAAGCGGAACTTGATATGCCATAAAGTCAGAGAGAGCTGGAGTCAACTTCAGGCTCTCCCACTTACTCAGTTTGTGGCTATGGAGAGAGAACCTAAAtatcaaagcctcagtttcctcccctgtaaaacagggatgataATAGGACGGATGAGAGTCCTTCTTTCAGTTCCATGAATACCAAGTTCTTTCctacctcagagcctttgcacttgccattcCCCCTGCTTAGAGTTCTTTTCTCACGGATCTTTTTATGGCAGATCCCCTCTCCTCATCCTTAATTGAACTCAAATGTCCAATCTAAAAAACAACACCCCCCAACGATTTGTCTCATCCCTTGGTTTTATTCTGTATAGCATCACTATCTGAAATTCTGTtgtacatttttctatttatgtgTTGTCTCTCTCACCCACTCTACTATAAGCCCCATGATAAAAGGGAACttgtccattttgttaatttctgcatcTCCAGCACCTcatacagtgcctgacacacagtaaatgctccgttaataattgttgaatgagtGGATTCTCAGTCAAGAACTAACATTCATTGAGAACTTACCAcatgccagatactgttctaaccactttataaaaattatctcaCTTAGTCCTCAGAATAACCCTATTAAACCTATTTTATGAaaaaggaaactaaggcacagcgGGATTGAATAAATTTGCCCAAAGCCAAAGAGTCAATAAATAATAGAGCCAGGACTGAaccccaggcagcctggccccaAACTCCACATTCTAAATCACTGTGCTCTGATGCTCTTGGCTTGATGGGAAAGCATCAGACctggtttttgggggtttttttttaacatctttattggagtataattgctttacaatggtgtgttagtttcagctttacaacaaagtgaatcagttatacatatacatatgttgccatatctcttccctcttgcgtctctctccctcccaccctccctatactgCCCccccccaggtggtcacaaatcaccaagctgatctccctgtgctatgcggctggttTTACAGCTTGAGTTCCATGAAACTCTGACTGTCAGGTCAGAGTAGCCTAACTTTTGACCCATAACCTCCTCCAAAGCCTTTGCCCTTCATTCTGTATCTATGCACCTGTGGCTCATGTATCACTGTGTGTATTCTTGTTTGTCTCTTTAGTATTCAGCCCCTTGCATGCTGTTTCTACACTCTCTGAGTGGAGACTCTGAATGTCTACAATACTAATTTGTATCCATCTTGGGCCCATGTACACAGAAGGAAGATGCTAGATGTTTTCTGAAAGGATGTCTAAAGGAATAAGACATTTTCGAACACTTTTCAACAGGCTGTTTAATAAAAGAGAGCTATGAAGTGCAAAAATGTATACAAAGCAAGTAGAAAGCTATATGAGTATTCCTTGCCTTAATAAACTCAACTCTTCATGCTttccccacctcagggcctttgcacatgctgtttccgTTGCTTGAAACACTTTCTCCAACCACCTTTTTTGCCTATTTACCTCCTACTGGGTCTCCAAATTTCAGCTTGGACATCACTTCCTCAGTAAAAGTTCTTCTGATCACTAATAGCACTTACTAGAGCTTCCAGTTACACATTTTCTTCTGTGATTCTTCGGTTGATGCTTTTCTTGCATAGTAAACTCTAAGCTCCATGAAGTTAAGATGGACCATGTCTATTTTGTTCAATATCTCCTTCCAGGGCATAGCTCATAGTAATTATGGAAAAACACTGTTGGATGCATAAGTAAACTTTTGAAATTCCAGGATTAAGAATATAAAGAATTTTGCTTTAATGGACCTCTTTTCTTAGATATTGACTTAAAGTAAAATttacttataatttttctttattgtccAGGGTGTAACATACTCACATGGTGCCCTCACTCCCACTTAGAAGTACTGATATTGCCGAGTGGTTTAAAGCATGGGTATTGAATGCTCTAAACCACTGGGAATGAATACTGGATAATTAATATAATTGGTACCTTAACTCTCCACCACttcaaaatgttatttcaaaGTGCTTTGAGCAAGAACAAGGACAGCACagccttaaacaaacaaacaaacaaaaaaacctgacagTGCCAAGTAATGAGAGGttatggagcaactggaactctcatactctACTGTTGGGAGTGCAGATTAGTAAAACCACTTTACAGAGCAATTCAGCAATATCTGGTAAAGATGAAGATGCACATATTCTAAAGCATAATAAACACCCttctacatatgtatatactacCTGAGAGAAACTGACACATAGCTACTTCTCATGGAGAGTCATATCAAGGTATTAACTATAGCAGTTTATAACAGCAAAATCCTGAAACCaatttaaatgtgtatatatatatatatatatatatatatatatatacacacacatatatacatatacaaagacacatagatgtctatatatagtatatgtgtatatatatatacacatatagacagcTAGAGGTATATGTCTAcattaatgtgtatatatacatacatagacacgtgtgtatatgtataaatatgtctgtgtatatatgaataaataaattgcaatAAGGTTATTAATGGAATTGCTCTATAGTTGTTAAGATGAGTGAAATAGATCTACATGTATCAAAAAAAAGAGGTCTCAAAAGCAACTTGTTGTGTGAAAAAAAGCAGCATGTAGAGTGGCAGGTTCTGTATAAAAGAATGTTAAGAGTATGCAAACGTGGCCCTGAAGACCGCAGCACTGTGGTTGCCTCTGGCGGGGAAAGGCGGAAGGGAAATGATGGGCTGGAACAATTTCAAAGAAGACTTCAACTGCATCTATAGTGtcgtttctttatttaaaaagaactaaaGCATATGTGGCAAAGTGTTAAAATGTGTTTAACCCGAGTGATGACTACACCAGAGTGTGCATATTAAAGACATTTTCACATGGGGActattgtgaaataattttaaaggcaCATGTGAGAAAGAGAGCCCtggattccagctctgccactgcacTTCAGACAGGGGACATAAATTCTCTCAGACCCTTGTTTGCAAACTAAGATTAATAATGTTCAAATTTCAGGTTTGGTTGTGACTTAATGAGAATAAGTGTGTAGAATGACTTCCAGATGTTATCCGTTGGGATCATTTCAGAGTGAGTTCCTAATGACCTTCCAGATGTATCTTATTCAGAGAgacatttgttgttttaaaactgATCAGAATTATGTGGATGCATTCCAAAACAATTCTGACCCCCAGAAAAAGAATCTATTGCTACTATATTTGCAAAacctatatacacacatattataCAGACATGCATAAGCACAGATTATTTATTAACTATGATTGCCCTGAGGGAGGGGTATTTGGGTGGTTGCAGAATAAGAGTGGAAGgaaattttacttttctattaaCTTTAATTATGTACCATGTGTACCgactctaaaaataaatataatttatttttaaattaatctaaAGGTCATGATCTTCTccattccttcaattctgaacccacttaaaaaagaaaggtcTTAAAATCCAAGTTCTAAAGGTTCTTAAGAGGTTGTATAGTCCAATGTCCTACTTGAGCACGGGAAACAGGAAATGCCATCCCAGCCCCATATTCTCCATGCAGTCAGACAAAACAAAGAGCACAGGATTGGGGATTAGAGGATCTGGGTTTGGTCCCTGTCACCATGAATGACTAACTCTGTGGCTCTAAGTGAGTTCCTTAAGTTCTCTGAGACCCAGTCTCATTTCTGAAGTGAGGACAACGGCAGCACCACTGTCATGACTGTGTGAGGGACAAATTATGTACCATGTGAACAGGAAACTTTGTCAAAATCGTGTCCAGATGTTTGTATGAGGTGCGATTGCAGTGCAGAGATTGTCCCTCAAgagcatgggttcagtccctttGATTTCCGTGGGAGTGCCTGATACACTATGCCTAGGGGCCCCTAGTAGGCAATAAAGTCATCTTGCTTCAGATGTAAGCCAGATTCTCTTCTCTCCACAGCAAATATCCTAACCGTGATCATCCTCTCTCAGCTGGTGGCCAGGAGACAGAAGTCCTCCTACAACTATCTCTTGGCACTTGCTGCTGCTGACATCTTGGTCCTCTTTTTCATTGTGTTCGTGGACTTCCTGTTGGAAGATTTCATCTTGAACATGCAGATGCCTCAGGTTCCCGAAAAGATCATAGAAGTGCTGGAATTCTCATCCATCCACACCTCAATTTGGATTACTGTGCCATTAACCATTGACCGGTATATTGCGGTCTGCCACCCGCTCAAGTACCACATGGTCTCCTACCCAGCCCGCACCCGGAAAGTCATTGTAAGTGTTTATGTCACCTGCTTCCTGACCAGCATCCCCTACTACTGGTGGCCCAACATCTGGACTGAAGACTACATCAGCACCTCCGTGCACCATGTCCTTATCTGGATTCACTGCTTCACTGTGTACTTGGTGCCCTGTTCCATCTTCTTCATATTGAACTCAATCATTGTATACAAGCTCAGGCGGAAGAGCAATTTTCGCCTCCGTGGCTACTCCACAGGGAAAACCACTGCCATCTTGTTTACCATTACCTCCATCTTTGCCACACTCTGGGCCCCACGTATCATCATGATCCTCTACCACCTGTATGGGGCACCCATCCAGAACCGCTGGCTGATGCACGTTATGTCCGACATTGCCAACATGCTGGCCCTTCTGAACACGGCCATCAACTTCTTCCTCTATTGCTTCATCAGCAAGCGGTTCCGCAAAATGGCGGCCGCTACCCTCAAGGCCTTCTTCAAGTGCCAGAAGCAACCAATACAGTTCTACACCAACCATAACTTTTCCATAACAAGTAGCCCTTGGATCTCGCCGGCCAACTCACACTGTATCAAGATGCTGGTGTACCAGTACGACAAAAATGGAAAACCTATAAAGGTATCCCCGTGACCTCATAGGTTTGGCACCTAGTGTCTCTGCATAATCCATTTCCAGATGGGAATGTGGCCCATCCTATGGCTGAACAGCTCTCCTTAAGAGTGCTAACCTGATTTCCTGTCTCCACAGATTGAACAACTCTCAGACTGGTAGATGAGGAAAgatggaggagaagaaagaaaagcatgaatcttgttttcatttatgcattcatttcTACCAAGTCATGCTGACAGCAGAAGTCCCTACCAGTTTGAAGATGTCATTGGAGGTTGTGTCATTATCCTGTGGCCTGTAAGGACACACAGTAGAGAAATAGTCTATGACTTAGCCTTGGCACCATCCACAGTCACTGGAAACCGCTCATTTATGTGACACATCAAGCCACAGTAGCACATAGCTGAGCCCACACTCTTCTTCCAAGAGCTGAGGTCATCCGTCAT
This portion of the Pseudorca crassidens isolate mPseCra1 chromosome 15, mPseCra1.hap1, whole genome shotgun sequence genome encodes:
- the GPR139 gene encoding probable G-protein coupled receptor 139, producing MEHTHAHLVANSSLSWSPGWACGLGFVPVVYYSLLLCLGLPANILTVIILSQLVARRQKSSYNYLLALAAADILVLFFIVFVDFLLEDFILNMQMPQVPEKIIEVLEFSSIHTSIWITVPLTIDRYIAVCHPLKYHMVSYPARTRKVIVSVYVTCFLTSIPYYWWPNIWTEDYISTSVHHVLIWIHCFTVYLVPCSIFFILNSIIVYKLRRKSNFRLRGYSTGKTTAILFTITSIFATLWAPRIIMILYHLYGAPIQNRWLMHVMSDIANMLALLNTAINFFLYCFISKRFRKMAAATLKAFFKCQKQPIQFYTNHNFSITSSPWISPANSHCIKMLVYQYDKNGKPIKVSP